In Herbaspirillum seropedicae, a single window of DNA contains:
- a CDS encoding hemerythrin domain-containing protein: MDSQDALTLLQGDHREAEELFEKFEDIKDKASAQEKFELAQKVCGALLIHMEIEEKIFYPQVRQRIGDDDLMNESVVEHAGAKDLIKQLGELKADDPMFDAKMKVLSEQIQHHVEEEESEMFPKVRKANLDLQVLGAELLKGKTQMQEEQGLAPVAS, translated from the coding sequence ATGGATAGCCAGGACGCACTTACCCTCTTGCAGGGAGACCATCGCGAAGCCGAAGAGCTCTTTGAAAAATTTGAAGACATCAAGGACAAGGCCAGCGCGCAAGAAAAATTCGAGCTCGCGCAAAAGGTCTGCGGCGCGCTACTCATCCATATGGAAATCGAAGAAAAGATCTTTTACCCGCAGGTGCGCCAGCGCATCGGTGACGATGACCTGATGAATGAATCCGTGGTCGAGCATGCAGGAGCCAAGGATCTGATCAAGCAATTGGGCGAGCTCAAGGCAGACGATCCCATGTTTGACGCGAAAATGAAGGTCTTGAGCGAACAGATCCAGCATCACGTCGAGGAAGAGGAGTCCGAGATGTTTCCCAAGGTCCGCAAGGCCAATCTCGACCTGCAGGTGCTGGGCGCAGAACTGCTCAAGGGCAAGACCCAGATGCAGGAAGAGCAGGGCTTGGCACCTGTGGCGTCTTGA
- the tauA gene encoding taurine ABC transporter substrate-binding protein, giving the protein MNITRRVFNTAIAALLLAGAGANAADKPIVVGYQSDALPSSLAIANGEFEKATGKKIDFRKFNSGADVIAAIAGGDVQVGYVGSSPLAAAASRGLDVKAFYLASISGTDEALVVRNGAGINSVADLKGKKLAAAPVSTDHYQLLALIKSQGWTEKDVKVFAIPQPDIVAAYNRGDIDGGFVWDPALTELKKNGKVLVTSKDVADKGAPTFSAWIATGSFAKEHPEFLKTFSAVIDKASLSFQNDKAAWNKDSENARLLAKLLGGTPADQAAGLQNLNLVPVAAQASPTWLGGGENSGIARILKETAVFLKEQKKISDVLPSYAAFVTPTAVAGLK; this is encoded by the coding sequence ATGAACATCACAAGAAGAGTATTCAACACCGCCATCGCCGCCCTGCTGCTGGCCGGCGCTGGCGCCAACGCTGCCGACAAGCCCATCGTGGTGGGCTACCAGAGCGACGCCCTGCCGTCCTCCCTGGCCATTGCCAATGGCGAATTCGAAAAGGCGACCGGAAAGAAGATCGACTTCCGCAAGTTCAACTCCGGCGCTGATGTGATCGCGGCCATTGCCGGCGGCGACGTGCAGGTGGGCTACGTGGGCTCGAGCCCGCTGGCGGCTGCGGCTTCGCGCGGGCTGGACGTCAAGGCCTTCTACCTGGCCTCGATCTCCGGGACCGATGAAGCCCTGGTGGTGCGCAATGGCGCGGGCATCAACAGCGTGGCCGACCTCAAGGGCAAGAAGCTGGCTGCCGCGCCTGTCTCCACCGACCATTACCAGTTGCTGGCGCTGATCAAGAGCCAGGGCTGGACCGAGAAGGATGTGAAGGTCTTCGCCATTCCCCAGCCTGACATCGTTGCCGCCTACAACCGTGGCGACATCGACGGCGGCTTCGTCTGGGACCCGGCGCTGACCGAACTGAAGAAGAACGGCAAGGTCCTGGTGACCTCCAAGGACGTGGCCGACAAGGGCGCGCCGACCTTCTCGGCCTGGATCGCCACGGGCAGCTTTGCCAAGGAACACCCGGAATTCCTGAAGACCTTCAGCGCCGTGATCGACAAGGCCAGCCTCTCCTTCCAGAACGACAAGGCCGCCTGGAACAAGGATAGCGAGAACGCCCGCCTGCTGGCCAAGCTGCTCGGCGGCACGCCCGCCGACCAGGCCGCCGGCCTGCAGAACCTGAACCTGGTGCCAGTGGCCGCCCAGGCTTCGCCGACCTGGCTGGGTGGGGGCGAGAACTCCGGCATCGCCAGGATCCTCAAGGAAACCGCCGTCTTCCTGAAGGAACAGAAGAAGATCTCCGACGTGCTGCCCAGCTACGCGGCCTTCGTGACTCCGACGGCAGTGGCCGGACTGAAGTAA
- the glgB gene encoding 1,4-alpha-glucan branching protein GlgB codes for MPASRRKSLTEAPGAPPSEVVLDESLVARLMQGRLGDPFALLGPREIADAPEATQKAKAKRLRLCCYFPGASAVQVYARTSAAPDELHAPDSTGSLLGSLHEWSPATGQGESDHDQEAPRQRSGVFFGEVKLPRRAVQPPIPYVFHVTWRGADGRETLQITEDAYAFGLLLSDFDLHLFREGRHRQLARCLGSQVMQIDGVEGVRFAVWAPNAQRVSVIGDFNQWDGRRNPMRLRQSAGVWELFVPRLGDGALYKYEIIGPHGELLPGKADPMARATEVPPATASRVIDDSKLVSGRRWQDAHWLQQRAQGQTRQAPMSIYEVHAASWLRLPGEGNRNLDWNELADRLIPYVKGMGFTHVELLPVMEHPFGGSWGYQPLSQFAPSARFGPPAEFATFVDACHRAGIGVLLDWVPAHFPSDPHGLAYFDGTPLYEHGDPREGIHQDWNTHIYNLGRHEVRGFLIASALEWLEHFHVDGLRVDAVASMLYRDYSRSSGQWVPNIHGGRENLEAVDFLRELNQTVAERCPGALMIAEESTAWPGVTAPVSEGGLGFTYKWNMGWMHDTLRYVELDSIYRRYHHHDITFGMIYAFSESFVLPISHDEVVHGKGTLLQKMAGDAWQRFANLRAYLGFMWTHPGKKLLFMGCEFAETREFDPDRSPHWDLLDDAHHRGVQRLVRDLNRLYAGTPALYRHDTEAKGFSWVVGNDELNSVFAYLRQTDDEAPVLVVINMTPVPRHHYRIGVPPGQTQQDRWEEILNTDADCYGGSHLGNGGQLRAQAQACHGHASSLVLTLPPLSTLVLRRG; via the coding sequence ATGCCAGCGTCACGACGAAAAAGCCTCACTGAAGCCCCAGGCGCGCCGCCATCGGAGGTGGTGCTGGATGAGTCCCTGGTCGCGCGCCTGATGCAGGGACGACTGGGAGACCCCTTTGCCTTGCTGGGACCGCGCGAGATCGCCGACGCGCCGGAGGCGACGCAGAAGGCCAAGGCCAAGCGGCTGCGGCTTTGCTGCTATTTCCCCGGCGCCAGCGCGGTGCAGGTCTATGCCCGTACGTCCGCCGCACCTGACGAGCTTCACGCGCCGGACTCGACGGGTTCGCTGTTGGGCAGCCTGCATGAGTGGTCGCCCGCCACTGGCCAGGGCGAGTCGGATCATGACCAGGAAGCGCCGCGCCAGCGCAGCGGCGTCTTCTTTGGCGAGGTCAAGCTGCCCAGACGTGCAGTGCAGCCCCCGATTCCCTATGTCTTCCACGTCACCTGGCGCGGCGCTGACGGCAGGGAAACGCTGCAGATCACCGAAGACGCCTACGCTTTCGGCCTCTTGCTGAGCGATTTCGATCTGCATCTCTTCCGCGAAGGCCGGCACCGGCAGCTGGCGCGCTGCTTAGGATCGCAAGTCATGCAGATCGACGGCGTAGAAGGGGTGCGCTTTGCGGTCTGGGCGCCCAATGCGCAGCGCGTCTCCGTGATCGGCGACTTCAATCAATGGGATGGCCGACGCAATCCCATGCGCCTGCGTCAGAGCGCCGGTGTGTGGGAACTGTTCGTCCCGCGCCTGGGCGATGGTGCGCTCTACAAGTATGAAATCATCGGCCCCCACGGCGAGCTGTTGCCCGGCAAAGCCGACCCGATGGCGCGGGCGACGGAAGTCCCGCCGGCCACGGCCTCCCGCGTCATCGACGACAGCAAGCTGGTCAGCGGCCGCCGCTGGCAGGATGCGCACTGGCTGCAGCAACGTGCGCAAGGGCAGACCCGGCAAGCGCCGATGTCGATCTATGAAGTCCATGCCGCCTCGTGGCTGCGGCTGCCGGGGGAGGGCAACCGCAACCTCGACTGGAATGAACTGGCGGACCGCCTGATCCCCTACGTCAAAGGCATGGGCTTCACGCATGTGGAATTGCTGCCGGTGATGGAGCATCCCTTTGGCGGCTCATGGGGTTACCAGCCCTTGTCGCAGTTCGCGCCCAGCGCGCGCTTCGGTCCGCCGGCCGAGTTTGCCACGTTCGTGGATGCCTGCCATCGCGCCGGGATAGGCGTGCTGCTCGACTGGGTGCCGGCGCACTTCCCATCCGATCCGCATGGGCTGGCCTATTTTGATGGCACGCCCTTGTACGAGCATGGCGATCCCCGCGAAGGCATCCATCAGGACTGGAACACCCACATCTACAACCTCGGACGCCACGAAGTACGCGGATTTCTGATCGCCAGCGCGCTGGAATGGCTGGAGCATTTCCATGTCGATGGGCTGCGCGTGGACGCGGTCGCGTCCATGCTCTATCGCGACTACAGCCGCAGCAGCGGCCAATGGGTGCCCAACATCCATGGCGGCCGGGAAAACCTGGAGGCCGTGGATTTCCTGCGCGAGCTCAACCAGACCGTCGCCGAGCGCTGCCCCGGGGCGCTGATGATCGCCGAGGAATCCACCGCCTGGCCCGGCGTGACAGCGCCGGTGTCTGAGGGCGGCCTGGGATTCACCTACAAGTGGAACATGGGCTGGATGCACGACACGCTACGTTATGTGGAGCTCGACAGCATCTACCGCCGCTACCATCATCACGACATCACCTTCGGCATGATCTATGCGTTTTCGGAATCCTTCGTGCTGCCGATTTCCCACGATGAAGTGGTGCATGGGAAGGGCACGCTGCTGCAAAAGATGGCCGGTGACGCCTGGCAGCGTTTCGCCAATCTGCGCGCCTATCTCGGCTTCATGTGGACGCATCCCGGCAAGAAGCTGCTCTTCATGGGCTGCGAGTTTGCCGAAACCAGGGAATTCGACCCCGACCGGTCACCGCACTGGGACCTGCTCGACGACGCCCACCACCGTGGCGTCCAGCGGCTGGTGCGAGACCTGAACCGGCTGTACGCAGGCACGCCGGCCCTGTATCGGCATGACACGGAAGCCAAGGGCTTTTCCTGGGTGGTCGGCAATGACGAGCTCAATAGCGTCTTCGCCTATCTCCGCCAGACGGACGATGAAGCGCCGGTCCTGGTGGTGATCAACATGACCCCGGTGCCGCGCCACCACTACCGGATAGGCGTGCCCCCTGGCCAGACCCAGCAGGATCGATGGGAGGAAATCCTCAATACCGATGCAGATTGCTATGGCGGCAGCCACCTGGGCAATGGCGGCCAGTTGAGGGCGCAGGCGCAAGCCTGTCATGGCCACGCCAGTTCGCTGGTGCTGACCTTGCCGCCCTTGTCGACGCTGGTGCTGCGCCGGGGCTGA
- the treS gene encoding maltose alpha-D-glucosyltransferase: MENIQESGAAYQGDPLAQQPGSSNAYARNAKSGNRKRPRQAKQSRPGMQFTRDPLWYKDAVIYQIHVKSYFDANDDGIGDFAGLIQKLDYITGLGVNTIWLLPFYPSPRRDDGYDISEYKNVHPDYGNMSDVRRFIAAAHEHGLRVITELVINHTSDQHPWFQRARRARPGSVARNFYVWSDDDKSYADTRIIFVDTEKSNWTWDPVAKAYFWHRFYSHQPDLNFDNPHVLKAVLNVMSFWLDLGIDGLRLDAVPYLIEREGTSNENLPETHAILKRIRAEMDSKYPDRMLLAEANMWPEDVQQYFGDSDECHMAFHFPLMPRMYMALASQDRFPITDILRQTPDIPADCQWAIFLRNHDELTLEMVTDAERDYLWNHYAPDRRARINLGIRRRLAPLVERDWRRIQLLNSFLLSMPGTPVIYYGDEIGMGDNIHLGDRDGVRTPMQWTPDRNGGFSRVDPARLVLPLLMDPQYGYQTINVEAQSADRHSMLNWMRRLLNVRKQHQAFGRGSLALVYPSNRKIFAYLREFTDPRPGGATETILCVANVSQSAQAVELDLSAFAGRIPIEMMGGAAFPPIGQLNYLLTLPPFGFYWFLLAPEANMPSWRAPTPEPLPEYVTLVLRKGVQEIMEPPARKLLEQEVLPHYLLKRRWYAGKQRQIDKVEMREATTLPMSRTRPGALPIVLTEIDVHSSGTEGDAGAGSVQRYLLPLGFIREEDTVSALPHQLALSRVRRGRNVGFLTDAFALDSFIVAVLELLADSASIKTRSGQLRCIPTAAFDPAILTTALELRRITQEQSNSSVVINNVMMMKVLRQVNPGIHPEIEMGRYLTERGFANVAATLGEVVRVADDGTPYALIVLQRYVDNQGDAWQWSMDTLERAIQSEALDESQRQPNTRPQDAQGIDDNSALVELVTFSRLLGQRLGEMHSLLGQPSDDPAFDPQTIGEPVWRSWAQGAAQQLEAALDILRQKEEWPDAAEAHHAARLLAQRERLLERIHPLAQAAEGSLAMRLHGDLHLGQVLIAFNDVYIVDFEGEPARPLEQRRAKGSPLRDVAGLLRSFDYAAAFGHTMGPTDLDEAALASKKQILQRFAPACQAALLEGYRLGNPLLEQSLPLDAQALLLDLFTLEKAAYEICYEAANRPTWMHVPLRGLYLIANRILGEEDGA; the protein is encoded by the coding sequence ATGGAAAACATCCAAGAGAGCGGCGCTGCCTACCAGGGAGACCCGCTGGCGCAACAGCCCGGCAGCAGCAACGCCTACGCCCGCAACGCCAAGAGCGGCAATCGCAAGCGTCCCAGACAGGCGAAGCAGAGTCGGCCCGGCATGCAGTTTACCCGCGATCCGCTCTGGTACAAGGACGCGGTCATCTACCAGATCCACGTCAAGTCCTATTTCGACGCCAACGATGACGGCATCGGCGACTTCGCAGGGCTGATCCAGAAGCTGGACTACATCACGGGGCTGGGCGTGAACACCATCTGGCTGCTGCCTTTCTATCCCTCGCCGCGGCGCGACGATGGCTACGATATCTCGGAATACAAGAACGTCCACCCCGACTACGGCAACATGAGCGATGTGCGCCGCTTCATCGCTGCGGCCCATGAACATGGCCTGCGCGTGATCACCGAACTGGTCATCAACCACACCTCGGACCAGCACCCCTGGTTCCAGCGCGCACGGCGCGCGCGTCCCGGCTCGGTGGCGCGCAATTTCTACGTATGGTCGGACGACGACAAGAGCTACGCCGACACCCGCATCATCTTTGTCGATACCGAAAAATCCAACTGGACCTGGGACCCGGTCGCCAAGGCCTATTTCTGGCACCGCTTCTATTCGCATCAGCCCGATCTCAATTTCGATAATCCGCACGTCCTCAAGGCGGTGCTCAATGTGATGTCGTTCTGGCTCGATCTCGGCATCGATGGCCTGCGCCTGGACGCCGTGCCCTACCTGATCGAGCGCGAAGGCACCTCCAACGAAAACCTGCCGGAGACGCACGCCATCCTCAAACGGATACGCGCCGAGATGGACAGCAAGTATCCCGACCGGATGCTGCTGGCCGAAGCCAATATGTGGCCGGAAGACGTGCAGCAGTATTTTGGCGACAGTGACGAATGCCATATGGCCTTCCATTTTCCGCTGATGCCGCGCATGTACATGGCGCTGGCCAGCCAGGATCGCTTTCCCATTACGGACATCCTGCGCCAGACCCCGGATATACCGGCGGACTGCCAATGGGCCATCTTCCTGCGCAACCACGATGAGCTGACGCTGGAAATGGTGACCGATGCCGAGCGCGACTACCTGTGGAACCACTATGCCCCCGACCGCCGCGCTCGCATCAACCTCGGCATCCGCCGTCGCCTGGCGCCGCTGGTGGAGCGGGACTGGCGCCGCATCCAGCTGCTCAACAGCTTCCTGCTCTCGATGCCCGGTACGCCCGTGATCTACTACGGCGACGAGATCGGCATGGGCGACAACATCCACCTGGGTGACCGCGACGGCGTGCGCACGCCCATGCAATGGACGCCGGACCGTAACGGCGGCTTTTCGCGGGTGGACCCGGCCCGGCTGGTCTTGCCGCTGCTGATGGACCCGCAATACGGCTACCAGACCATCAATGTCGAGGCCCAAAGCGCAGACCGCCACTCCATGCTCAACTGGATGCGCCGCCTGCTCAACGTACGCAAGCAGCACCAGGCCTTCGGGCGGGGGAGCCTGGCACTGGTCTATCCCAGCAACCGGAAGATCTTCGCCTATCTGAGGGAATTCACCGATCCCAGGCCGGGCGGCGCGACCGAGACCATCCTGTGCGTGGCCAATGTGTCGCAGTCGGCCCAGGCGGTGGAGCTGGACCTGTCGGCCTTCGCCGGGCGCATTCCGATAGAGATGATGGGCGGCGCGGCCTTCCCGCCGATCGGGCAGCTCAACTACCTGCTGACCTTGCCGCCCTTTGGTTTCTACTGGTTCCTGCTGGCGCCGGAGGCCAACATGCCATCGTGGCGCGCCCCCACGCCCGAGCCGCTGCCCGAATACGTGACCCTGGTATTGCGCAAGGGTGTGCAGGAAATCATGGAGCCGCCCGCGCGCAAGCTGCTGGAGCAGGAAGTGCTTCCGCACTATCTGCTCAAACGCCGCTGGTATGCAGGCAAGCAACGGCAGATCGACAAGGTGGAGATGAGGGAAGCGACCACCTTGCCCATGTCCAGGACCCGGCCCGGCGCGCTGCCTATCGTGCTCACCGAGATCGACGTCCACAGCAGCGGGACCGAGGGTGATGCGGGAGCAGGGAGCGTGCAGCGCTATCTGTTGCCCCTGGGTTTCATCCGCGAAGAAGACACGGTCTCCGCATTGCCTCACCAGTTGGCCCTGTCACGCGTGCGACGCGGGCGCAATGTGGGTTTCCTGACCGACGCCTTTGCGCTCGACTCGTTCATCGTCGCCGTGCTGGAGTTGCTGGCCGACAGCGCCAGCATCAAGACCCGTTCCGGGCAATTGCGCTGCATTCCCACGGCAGCGTTCGACCCCGCCATCCTCACCACAGCGCTGGAATTGCGCCGCATCACCCAGGAGCAATCCAACAGCTCGGTGGTCATCAACAACGTGATGATGATGAAGGTGCTCAGGCAGGTCAATCCAGGCATCCATCCCGAAATCGAGATGGGCCGCTACCTGACCGAGCGCGGTTTCGCCAACGTGGCGGCCACCTTGGGCGAGGTGGTGCGCGTGGCCGACGATGGCACGCCCTACGCCTTGATCGTCCTACAGCGCTACGTCGATAACCAGGGCGACGCCTGGCAGTGGAGCATGGACACGCTGGAGCGCGCCATCCAGAGCGAAGCACTGGATGAATCCCAGCGCCAGCCCAACACCCGCCCGCAGGACGCCCAGGGGATCGATGACAATTCCGCCCTGGTCGAGCTGGTGACGTTTTCGCGCTTGCTGGGGCAGCGGCTGGGCGAGATGCATAGCCTGCTGGGCCAGCCCAGCGACGACCCCGCCTTCGATCCGCAGACGATAGGGGAGCCCGTCTGGAGGAGCTGGGCGCAAGGCGCGGCCCAGCAGCTCGAGGCCGCCCTCGACATCCTGCGCCAGAAAGAGGAGTGGCCCGATGCAGCCGAGGCGCACCATGCCGCCCGCTTGCTGGCGCAGCGCGAGCGCTTGCTGGAACGCATCCATCCGCTGGCGCAAGCCGCTGAAGGCTCTCTGGCCATGCGCCTGCACGGCGATCTGCATCTGGGCCAGGTGCTCATTGCCTTCAACGATGTCTATATCGTCGATTTCGAAGGCGAACCGGCGCGTCCACTGGAACAGCGCCGCGCCAAGGGAAGTCCGCTGCGCGATGTGGCGGGCCTGCTGCGTTCCTTCGACTATGCCGCCGCCTTTGGCCACACCATGGGACCCACTGATCTCGATGAGGCAGCGCTGGCCAGCAAGAAGCAGATCCTGCAACGCTTCGCCCCGGCCTGCCAGGCCGCGTTGCTGGAGGGTTATCGCCTGGGCAATCCATTGCTGGAGCAGAGCCTGCCGCTGGACGCACAGGCTCTGCTGCTGGATCTGTTCACGCTGGAAAAGGCCGCCTATGAAATCTGTTATGAAGCGGCCAACCGGCCAACGTGGATGCACGTGCCGCTGCGGGGACTGTACCTCATAGCGAACCGGATACTGGGCGAGGAAGATGGCGCATAG
- a CDS encoding taurine ABC transporter ATP-binding protein yields the protein MLKVENASVYFSGRDKQRVHALDRVSLDIPNGGFVVALGTSGCGKSTLLNAMAGFLPLSEGRISLDGQPVSGPGAERGVVFQKDSLLPWKSVQDNVALGLKFAGVSKSDSRERAQELLRLVGLQDFARAAPYELSGGMRQRVGLARALAPNPKILLMDEPFGALDSMTREQMQELLVSVWARTGKQVFFITHSIEEALFLGTEVIVMSPRPGRIVARFETDFVRRFAAGCEARAIKTEPAFAELREEIRAIVHQSEDLVTS from the coding sequence ATGTTGAAAGTCGAAAACGCCAGCGTCTACTTTTCCGGACGGGACAAGCAGCGCGTCCATGCGCTGGACCGGGTCTCGCTGGACATTCCCAACGGCGGCTTCGTCGTCGCACTGGGAACCTCCGGCTGCGGGAAGTCCACCCTGCTCAATGCGATGGCCGGCTTCCTGCCGCTGTCCGAAGGGCGCATCAGCCTCGATGGCCAGCCGGTCTCGGGGCCGGGCGCCGAGCGCGGCGTGGTGTTCCAGAAGGACAGCCTGCTGCCCTGGAAATCGGTGCAGGACAACGTCGCCCTGGGGCTGAAGTTTGCCGGCGTCTCCAAGAGCGACAGCCGCGAGCGTGCGCAAGAACTGCTGCGCCTGGTGGGTCTGCAGGACTTCGCCCGCGCCGCGCCCTATGAGCTCTCCGGCGGCATGCGCCAGCGTGTGGGCCTGGCCCGCGCCCTGGCCCCCAACCCCAAGATCCTGCTCATGGACGAGCCTTTCGGTGCGCTCGACAGCATGACCCGCGAACAGATGCAGGAGTTGCTGGTTTCCGTCTGGGCACGCACGGGCAAGCAAGTTTTCTTCATTACCCATTCCATCGAGGAAGCCCTCTTCCTGGGCACTGAAGTGATCGTGATGTCACCCCGCCCGGGGCGCATCGTGGCCCGTTTCGAGACCGACTTCGTGCGCCGCTTCGCCGCCGGGTGCGAGGCACGCGCCATCAAGACCGAACCTGCCTTTGCCGAACTGCGCGAAGAGATCCGCGCCATCGTCCACCAGTCCGAGGACCTTGTTACATCATGA
- a CDS encoding ABC transporter permease subunit has translation MNDQVQPLPLLNALRPDPSAQAQADQPPPLVKMRSFGIAEGSTARISIAAGIVILALWWLIAQTGWVPHLFLPTPAEVLKVAQSIWEDGYANATLAEHVGASLLRILTAGVIAVLLGIPVGLLMGLNRWVKGVLDTPIEFYWPLPPLAYLPLMIIWLGIGEASKITLLTLAMFAPVVLSAQAGVRSLPQERVNAALSLGATRWQLLTEVVLPSALPEILTGIRIALGVGWSTLVAAELIASNRGIGYMIMSASHFLATDAVFVGIALIATCAFAFSYGMRLLERALVPWKGKS, from the coding sequence ATGAACGACCAAGTTCAACCGCTCCCCTTGCTCAACGCGCTGCGCCCCGATCCCTCCGCACAAGCCCAAGCCGACCAGCCGCCACCGCTGGTGAAGATGCGCAGCTTCGGTATCGCTGAAGGCTCCACGGCGCGCATCAGCATAGCGGCCGGCATCGTCATCCTAGCGCTGTGGTGGCTGATCGCGCAGACCGGCTGGGTGCCGCACCTGTTCCTGCCTACGCCGGCCGAGGTGCTCAAGGTCGCGCAGAGCATCTGGGAAGACGGCTATGCCAATGCCACCCTGGCCGAACACGTCGGCGCCAGTCTGCTGCGCATCCTCACGGCGGGCGTCATCGCGGTCTTGCTGGGCATCCCGGTGGGCTTGCTGATGGGGCTGAACCGCTGGGTCAAGGGCGTGCTGGACACGCCCATCGAGTTCTACTGGCCGCTGCCGCCGCTGGCTTATCTGCCGCTGATGATCATCTGGCTGGGCATCGGTGAAGCCTCCAAGATCACGCTGCTGACCCTGGCCATGTTTGCGCCGGTGGTCCTGTCGGCCCAGGCGGGCGTGCGTTCGCTGCCGCAGGAACGGGTCAATGCCGCGCTCTCGCTGGGCGCCACGCGCTGGCAACTGCTGACCGAAGTAGTGCTGCCCTCGGCGCTGCCGGAAATCCTGACGGGCATCCGCATCGCCCTGGGGGTGGGCTGGAGCACGCTGGTGGCGGCCGAGCTGATCGCCTCCAATCGCGGCATCGGCTACATGATCATGTCCGCTTCCCACTTCCTGGCCACCGACGCGGTCTTCGTGGGCATCGCCCTCATCGCCACCTGCGCGTTCGCCTTCAGCTATGGCATGCGCCTGCTGGAACGCGCGCTGGTTCCCTGGAAAGGCAAGAGCTGA